The region GTGTTGGCGCGGGTGAAGGATGTCGCGGGTGAAGCGACGGCGGAACAGACTGCCGAATGGCCAACTTCAGAAAACTCCGCGTGTGGCAATCGGCCGAAGCGCTGGCGATCGACGCCCATCGAATTGCGACGCGAATGCGCGGGGGACGAAGTGCAACGCTTCGCGACCAGCTCGAGCGGGCTGCGATGTCAGTACCGACGAACATTGTCGAAGGCAGCGCTCACGCGAGCCCAGCTGAGTTCGGGCGATTCCTCCGCTACGCGCTGGCGTCCGCAACGGAAGTAGAGGGCCACGCTCAACTCGCGCGTGACCTGGGGCTGATGACCGAGCATGATTTTGCCGCCCTGCTCGGCCGTGTTGTCGACGTCCGTATGATGCTTCACGGTCTCCTCAAAAGCCTCGCTCCGCCGGCCGGCAAACAACGCCAACGGTCACCGAATGAACGGGTATTGGTTAACGGCGAACGGGAAGCGGGTAGCGGTAAACGGTGAACGGTGAACGAAGGAACAGGTACCGGGTAACGGGCAAACAGGTAACCGATTACAGACGAACGGGCCTTGGTGTCTCCATCTGAAACGCCCCAGACTTCAGCTCTTCCGCCCCTAGCCCGTAAGCTGTCACCCTATCTTGCTCACCGCCTCAACAACGGCAGCGACGTGTCCGTCAATGCTGACCTTAGGCAAAATCTTTCCAATGTTGCCATTCGCGTCGATCACGAACAGTCGTGCGCTCGACGCCCAAGCTACTTGACGCCGTACAGCGTCTTCTCCTTCCAGATGTCGTACGCATCGGCGAGGCGGTGTTCTTCGTCAACCAGCAGCGGATACGGCAGCGCGTGCATGAGCTTCGACGGACTATCGATTTTCGATGCGGGTTACGCGCTCTTTGCTCGGAGGATCGATTCTGCCAGTTCCACTGGATGTGATGTGTCGCATCACGAGATCCACCGCCCGTGGTGCCGACCTTCGGGCTTCGCACGCCGCTTTCGCTTCGGGAACGTCGTATCCATCGCCCTTTTCGCATGCCGGGTAAACGTTGAACGACAGGCGAATCGTGTCCGTTGCCTCGACGGGACGTCCATCGAGGCGTGTCACGTGGCCAACGATTCGCGAGCCTGACGCATTCCGGGGGTCCCAGCTGTACCTGAGTCCGGAGACCTGGAGGTAGCCGCCTTTGCCAACGGTCCCATCGGATACCCCTTTTTCGAGCAGCGTGCGCACGCGCGCGCCGGTGATGGGAAATGTCATTATCCTCGTCTCATCAGGGAAAAGGAAAATCGATTCGAGCTGGTAGTTGGTGATTGGCCCGGCGGGGATGACGTCGTCGATCCGCATTGTACCGGCGTTCATGATTGCGACATCGGCGCCAGTCCCCATCCGGATTGCATCGGTTACGAAGCTGCCGAGTGCGGATTCGCGGCTGCGGTTGGCGGCGTCGCGGCCGTCCATGGGGAAGCTCGTGGACGCCACGACGCGCTCCTTACCCAGGCGTTTTACGAGGCTGTCCTGCCATGATCTGACGATGGCGGCAGTGCTGGCGTCCAATGCCAGGCGGCGGTCGATTGTGATAAGCTCGTCGGACTGCGTCCAGCCGCCGGGTCGAGCCGTCAGAGTGATAAGCTGTGCGCTTCGCGAGTTGGCGTCGGCTTTGAGAAGGCGGCGATCGCCGACGAGGATACGGTGCGCATCGTGCTCGTGACCACCGAGTATCAGGTTGAGGTCCGGCTCGCGGACAAGGAGCGCGCTGTCGGCCTTCACAGTCTGGTGAGTGAGCCCGACGATCATACGGGCTCCCATACGTTTCAGATCGCGGATGGCGGCGCTTGCCGCGCTGTCGGGATCGGTGCACTTCACGTAGCGGCGGTAGTCACCGATGAGGGTGGTGCCGAAGATTCCAATCCGGACGCCGTTGATGGTGGTGGTGTCCCAGCGCGAGACACCCGGGAACGGTTCACC is a window of Gemmatimonadaceae bacterium DNA encoding:
- a CDS encoding four helix bundle protein, giving the protein MANFRKLRVWQSAEALAIDAHRIATRMRGGRSATLRDQLERAAMSVPTNIVEGSAHASPAEFGRFLRYALASATEVEGHAQLARDLGLMTEHDFAALLGRVVDVRMMLHGLLKSLAPPAGKQRQRSPNERVLVNGEREAGSGKR
- a CDS encoding bifunctional UDP-sugar hydrolase/5'-nucleotidase: MTTSRATFLKQGTPELLLPARAILSAIALALCVTSCAPVSRPPVRTPPATAPVRFLLVNDVYLGDTLRDGSAGLARVAALRDSLARTGPITFMLAGDFLSPSLLSKWHRGIQMIQQFNSAKLDYATFGNHEFEIDRDTLIARIAESRFKWTSANCMAATGEPFPGVSRWDTTTINGVRIGIFGTTLIGDYRRYVKCTDPDSAASAAIRDLKRMGARMIVGLTHQTVKADSALLVREPDLNLILGGHEHDAHRILVGDRRLLKADANSRSAQLITLTARPGGWTQSDELITIDRRLALDASTAAIVRSWQDSLVKRLGKERVVASTSFPMDGRDAANRSRESALGSFVTDAIRMGTGADVAIMNAGTMRIDDVIPAGPITNYQLESIFLFPDETRIMTFPITGARVRTLLEKGVSDGTVGKGGYLQVSGLRYSWDPRNASGSRIVGHVTRLDGRPVEATDTIRLSFNVYPACEKGDGYDVPEAKAACEARRSAPRAVDLVMRHITSSGTGRIDPPSKERVTRIENR